The stretch of DNA catcttTTATATCTTTACATggtgatgtatttttttttcttttaactgatAATCCTGgtttcctgtctttcagaggGGAGTAGGGATTAAGAGCACACCAGTGACTATTGTTCTGCCAGACACCAAAGGAAAGTCTTTTCTCTTCAACATCATCGACACTCCAGGTGATTGTGTAATcctgaaaattctgttttggGATGCACTTAGCTGAAGGCAGCTTGATGTGTGGAGCAGATACATGACCATGTGAACCAAGATTTCTCTCATTATAAACCTCTTTGGTGCTCTGGATAGTGCTATTGACAGGAGTAGAGCAGTAAAAACACATACAGTGATGGTTATTGAGAGCCTTCAAAGAGCTTTTGTGTTGGATTGTGGTGGGATTGTGTAGCATTGgctctcagaaaaacaaagaaaaatctataTGCTGAAACCTCACTGATTCATCTGGAGATGTCACTTAGGTGCAGTGAAACCTTGGGAAGCTTTCTTTTACAGAAGcccatggggttttttgtggtttttttgtagATTATTCCAGCCTAGTCCTGAGCCTTTAGCTAAGCTCAGTCTTCTGGAATCACTTCCAGCAGTAATGACTGTGCTGCTGGCTTTTAGTTAGGCTTGTGTTTCTGATTAGCAGGCCTAGTTGAGGGCTAATGGGACTGAAAATGTTTCACTCAAGTATATAAGAAGCATACGTAGAATTGGATTTTCCAGGTATCACCATGCACAGTGGGGACTGTACTTTTCTCAAATGCTGTTGCCCCACAGTGAGACTCTCGGCAAGTTCCATCGAGCCTCTGACAAGCTCCCGTGGGGGGAGCATAATCACAGATCAGCTTGTTGTAAGAAACCAAGGCCAAACTTTAGGAAAGAGGGTCTTGGGACACATCTGTTGAGTTACAGCTCAAGATGAGGGAGGTTAGAGCGCAGGAGGAGACTGGAGGGAGAGGCATCTGTTGTTCTTTGGTGAGAAGtaatcttccttcttttcctgaagtacttgcacagagctgtgagaaaaacagtaacaaatgTGAGGAAAAGTGCCTGTTAAACGAGTTGTGTTTATTCTCAAAAAATAGCATTAAAGCTGAAATGAATCCCTATACGGAGCTCTGGCAGCTGCTCCTGGGTCCCTGTCTGAGGAGGAAGCCATCTGTGTTCTGCCTCACTGGATGCCAGTGACCAGACcaagctgcagagcagagggacaggTTTCCATCCTTTGTGCTGCTGGTGTCAGGACTTACTCTGGTTCTCACCaccattttgtatttttgaaggTCATGTCAATTTTTCTGATGAGGTGACAGCTGGCCTTCGTATTTCGGACGGCGTTGTGCTATTCATTGATGCGGCTGAGGGGGTGAGTGCCAGGTTCTCCAGCAAATTAACTTCAAAATCTCTTCCTCTGGAGTCTTTGATCCTGCGTTAGCATGAAGGCCTGGGATGGGTTCAGCTTTCTGGGGTGAAGGGTTTTTGGAGGACAGTTTGGGAAGCAAGTGTATTTTCCAGCCAAAATAAGGAGTCAAGCCTCTGGCTTCTCTATCCAGGGCTGATGTAATGTGTGTGACCTGTAGCCTGATTATCTAACTTGTTTGCATCTCCATCCCCATGATACCCAAAATTGAGCAGGTTATTTATATCAGAGATGTCCAAGGGGTAGGATTCAAGGAATTTGGTTGGGTTAGCACCTACTTCTAAATTTCAGGAAGATTAGCTGATCGCTGGTGGCTGAGCTTAGGCTTTTCTACAGAGTTCCAGCCCTGCGTGTAAGGGTCGCTGCTTTGTCTGTCATGCCCTAGATAGCATTTTGTGGATGGCTTTCGCTAGCAGTGTTTGTGCTCATTGTTCCCTGCAGGTGATGCTGAACACAGAGAGGCTGATCAAGCACGCGGTGCAGGAAAGGCTAGCAGTGACCGTGTGCATCAACAAGATAGACCGACTGATCCTGGAGCTGAAATTGCCCCCTACAGATGCTTATTACAAACTCAGACATATCGTAGACGAAGTTAATGGTCTGATCAGGTATGGGTGTCAGGGATGATGCATCAGTAGTGCTTCCTGTCCCTGTTCCATTGCAGGTGCTTCTCTCTGTGAGCCCTGTGTATGCCTAAAAACTAATGAGTTTGTCTCTTGATATGTTGAATCGTAGAAAATGGGGAGGGAAGAACCATTGGAAATTCATCTCGGCCAATAAGTTGAATTAGGCAGGATTGGTTCTTCCTGACAAGCTTCATGGgatcagctctttttttttccccattaaaaaGTAGGGAAAGTGGACATATGACCAGAGCAGGGAACTTCTGTGCTCCCAAATGTCTCAAATACACTGAAACTGTCCAGGCTGTATCCCGAATTGTAGGTTGAGATGTTGCAGAGCTCCTGAATGTTTGTTACAAAACTAATGGGAACTTGCTGTCCCAACCCCTAAACAGAGACTAGGATATTGCTATGTTCAAATCTCCTTGCAAGACCCTgctcagggaagggaaggacaTCTTCTCTAGCTTTCACAGTAGCAGTGCATCGTTTCTGTGGGTTCTTCTGCATCCAGGTGATTTTCTTAACAGCATTCTCCCCTTTAAGTTTGTGTGAATTTGCACATGAGCTCACTTGCATGTCTCTCTGTTCAGTTGCTACTGGCGTCAAGCAGCTCGGAGCAGGGTAATTTATCCTGTCTAGCATGCTTGTGAACTCATTAAAACTTTCAATTCAATTCCATCCGTACGTTATTTGCCTTGTATTATCTTTTGCCTTGCTTGGTTGACCAACTTGGCTGCCCTTTTTTTAGGGGAAGCAAAACTCTACCTGACAAAACATACAAAGCACTTATGCTGGTAACTTTTTAGTTCTAggtctttaaatatttctttgcaaacTAATGCTTCGAAGTTTATAGTCATAAAATTATACTGACCCTGAAATTCCAATGGCAAGCACGCTGCAGCCCGTTTTAAGATGCTATTTGGCAATGTAGAATCCTTGCCTATCACATACTGCTGTTTGGTGTGGGAAGTGGATTTAAGTGTCTTCCTTGGTTCATaacattgattttatttttttttttcatgtctctaAAAACTGTCTCCTCTCAGCATGTATTCCACCGATGAGAACCTCGTTCTGTCTCCCCTTCTGGGGAACGTGTGTTTCTCCAGTTCACAGTACAGCATCTGCTTCACGCTGGGATCTTTTGCAAAGATTTATGCAGACACATATGGTGAGGATTATCCAGAAACCTCATACACTTCCAACATCTCATTTCCTAACCCTTTTTGTTGAGGTTTTCTAAACCGTTCAGCTTCAATTTTCACTGCACATTTATGGCCAGTATATGCATTCTTGAATTTCTAGGAGTTGAGAGGTACTGCAGGTCTGAGCCCTGGGtggtaaaaagcaaaaccacagttGCTCACTTGTTTTTAGCTAGATGGTTTCTCCTGAGAAATGTTTCTTGAGTCAGAAGCCAATGTTTTATACATACCcttaagcagaaaaaacaagtcCTGCTATGGCAGTTGAAGGCAGGTGTATGTGTTGTGCTTTGCCTCCTTATCACAACAGCTCAGAAACAAAGCAGTTAAGTTCTGCCTGCCTTTTCATAAAAGTCTCCAGAGTCTAAGACTCAGCTGCAGCCGGGCGCAAGCTTGGCCCACAAGGTTTTGCACTTTtgccctctttcttttttaagaaactgtctttttctggctttgatttaattttctgttcccCAGGTGCCCGCTCAAGGCAATCTGCCACTTGTAAAAGTGGGCCTTTTGCTTGCATTAGCCAGCTGTACAGCCAAGGTTTTTGAAGTCTCACACTGGGGAGTTCGGGGTGATCCATAGGAGCTGTGAGCAGGGGAAGAAGGATATTGTAAAGCAGCTGGCCTAGCTCTTGCAAAGAAGTTAGCCTGAGGGAGGATGAAGTTGTAGAGGTCAGGGACTGATGTGTCAGATTATCACATGTCCTCGGTGAGTTTGGAGAAATAAATGAGCTCCCTGGGCATCACAGCATTAACTCAGTGCCCGCTAGGATGATAGCCCTTCTTTGGGGGACTGATAAAGTTGCAGGCACAGTCGGTAGGAGCTGTCATCCATGTGGGGCAGACATGAGCTGAACGGGTACTTGAAGTCAGTAATACTCGATTGTGGCCACCAGGGATTTTATGTGCAGCCACCACACTTCAACTAACATGAGTTATAGTAGTTTAACTGTCAAAACCGCAGCCACCATGAAATTTCTTATGCTTGCACATCTGCCCACAGCAAAAGCTTGTTTGGAAACTGCTGTAAATTATCACCGCTGTCTTATTTGTAAATTGACCATGACAGCCAAGCACTACAATATTCCTTCAGCACTTGGGTATTTGGCTATGTGCTTAGTGCAtcagctgaaaaagagaaaagaacctGGAGATGTTCAGCAAGGCAGAAAATGCTTGCGATAAGCCTGCAGGGCGGATGGGGTGTAAGCCATCCCAGCACCTTGGCACTACAGTGTCAGGTTGCAGCATTAACGTTTGGAAAATGAAGCAGATGTAACTGAGTTCCTGCAGCGTGGTGTCTGGCAGGCCAGCTCTTTTCAGCTCTAACCTTGTGTGTAATTGAGAGAGTTGAAATGTTCCTGAGAAGCAAGTCTGTGAACCCACGGTGTACCTGGGCTGCTGGTGCCATCCTCAGTGGACTGttctctgcctgcctctctgcctgGTCTCCCCAGGTCAGGGCTTAATCATTTATTCAGAATTGGGACCAAGCATTCATTCGCCAGCATCGATCCATTAAATCGAATCCTCAGGGTTGttttaaaagccaaaacccAAAGATTTCCAAGATGAGAGAAATACAGTGTCATCTGAGAGACTTTTGccatttgctttttccctttagGAGACATCAATTATCAGGAGTTTGCAAAGCGGCTTTGGGGTGACATCTACTTCAACCCGAAGACGTAAGAAGCCTGTTTAAATGTCTATTAGTTTATTGCTggctttttccctcctttccctgtaAAACATAGACTAGATGACCAcccaaggtcccttccaacccgaATTGTCCTGTGATAGAGTAGTATCTGGGAAGGGTTGAGTCAGGTCTCCTGCTTGATGTGAATCCATGTGGTCCTCCTGAATCCCATAAGCAGGAGCAGAGAACCTCCTCTGGCCTTCATTTGGAGTAAGCATGACTCCTGTGTCCCTGACAGCTTCCCAGGAGGattgggagggaaaagaagataacctgggaagagcagaggcTGTGTTTGCAGTAGGAGTGCTTGCAGGCTGCAGAGTGCTTGCTCCTCATGTCTCTCCTTTGGTCTCCCAACAGCCGCAAGTTCACTAAAAAGGCCCCAACAAGCAGTTCCCAGCGCAGTTTTGTGGAGTTCATTCTGGAGCCCCTGTACAAGATCTTGGCTCAGGTAGGTGGTGATTCATTTCCTTCCCATAGTTCCAGATAGGAGCAGCCAAGGGCTGAACACTATGTGGTGGTGTGCCTGGTGCCTGTGGGACTCGTCTGTCCTGTTCTGCAGTGTGGTCTTCACAGATTGAGTTTAGGGGTGCAGAACAACAGTGAGCAACTCCTTAACAGTTGCTCTGTGCAGATATAGCCCTATATTTGCACAGTTAATAGAACTGCCTTTGCTCTTTCTAGCATGTCCTGATATCAGCCAAGTGATAATTTGAACCAGCCAGCCAGTTCTCCTGTGAGCTCTAAACCAGAGCAGGTCAAGAGCCCTGAGGGTCATAGCTGGGGTATGAAGCTGCACCTGGGAGTTATTGGCTTGGACCCCCTCAGCAAAGCTGAGAGTGGTGCTTGTTGTCTTGCAGGTGGTGGGGGACGTGGACACGACCCTGCCCAGGACTCTGGATGAACTTGGCATCCACCTAACCAAAGAGGAATTGAAATTGAACATTCGGCCACTCCTGCGGCTTGTCTGCAAGAAGTTCTTTGGGGAATTCACAGGTAAATGCTGTTTGTCTTCCCCTCCACAATCTTCCCAATACCCTAGTCTCACATTAACAGAGTTAAGGGCTGTATTATAGCCATGGACTGCTCACTTGCACAGATCTCTTCTCagctttccaaataaaaaatattaaaccatTTGCCCAAAGGACAGCTTGAGACACTTCTCCCATCTTCCCCATTGCTCTAGGTGCACTGCAGTCAGAATGGCTTTGCCTTGTGGTTATTGGAGTCCATTTCTTTCCTCTACACTGCTTAATCCTGTTCTCATGAAGTATTACTTTTCCAGGCTTTGTGGACATGTGTGTGCAGCATATCCCCTCCCCGAAGGTGGGAGCCAAGACAAAAATCGAGCATACCTACACTGGTGGCGTCGACTCTGATCTAGGGGAGGCCATGAGTGAATGCGACCCTGACGTAAGGAAActcttctgctttgctctgaGCGTCCGAAAGCGTGGCAAATGTGCCCCTCTTTCACTGCCTTGACAGGGTAGCTGCCTCCTAGGCAGCCATCTGCACAGATTTGACTTCCAGCATTTTGAAACCTCTCATCCGATACTGATACAAATCTTTTCACTCTGAGAAACTTTAGCTGCCTGCCAGCGCAGCCCTTGAGAGAGAGAATTGTTTGACAGTGTTCAGAGAGGAACAGGACTAGGTCAGGACTTCAGAGCATGTGGGAACTGCAGGGTGATTTTGTGtccttttgctgcctttttgtCCCTTTTCCTTGAATTTTGATTCTCTCTCCAAACTCTGAGAAAACTGATCTGAACTATACTGATAAAAATAACCCTACATTAGTTAGTCAGCACCTTTCTTATCAAAGCCTTGCAAAAACCTTCCTCCTCAAACAGCTTGTACTGAGCTGTCATTCAGAGTTGTCTAGAGCCACCAACGCCAGCCAGCAGCTTAGTGAGGAATTTGCCTGTGACTTTTGCTCTAGTGTCTGGAGAGAGAACGAATCTCTTATTTTAATGATTTGTGATTACTCACATAAAACTATACAGTGGTGACTGTCACCAGATCACGAGTTGTGGAGTGGCCTTATGGGACTGGAAGCTGTGATCTGTGGAGGCTCGGGTGCTGTGCCCTGAGCTTGTTTGCAGGCCAGCAGATGACATGTCTTCTCATGTCCCAACCACTATTTACTGCTCCacaagaggagggaggagagctcTAGAAAAGTCCACCAAAGCCATTCCAGGGATCTCCATACAGGGCAAGATGTAAGGCTTCCAGTGGAAGGAAATGAAGGACTTGGCAAGTcaaaagaagtatttctaaATTCCAGCTTATAATCCCTTTGTATCTACGAGTTCTGCCAGGTCTGTGTCTGTTTCTtgactgtattttgaaagaggcttgtttttctttctctctctctctctctctctctcatggGAAGGGTCCGCTGATGTGTCACACGACAAAAATGTACAGCACAGACGATGGTGTTCAGTTCCATGCCTTTGGCAGAGTGCTCAGTGGTACCATCCATGCTGGGCAGCCTGTGAAGGTCCTTGGAGAAAACTATACCCTGGAAGATGAGGAGGATTCCCAGATCTGCACTGTTGGACGTCTCTGGATCTCGGTTGCAAGGTATGGGAAGCTCTGGCAATGTGCTTATTTGGGAGAAAAGTCACTTGGAGTCATTGCTGCCAGGGATAGGGAGGAGGACAGTGCTGCAAGGGGCCTGAGGCTGGCTGCAGCAAACACTGCAGTGATGCTCTCCTGCCTTTTAGGTATCACATTGAGGTAAACCGGGTTCCTGCTGGCAACTGGGTGCTGATAGAAGGAGTGGACCAGCCCATAGTGAAGACTGCAACCGTCACGGAACCTCGGGGCAATGAGGAGGTACTGTGCATAGCTGGTATCACTCAGCCTTACAGGGAGTCAAGGTGATGGAGCACATCTCAAAAGCTCCAGTGGTGAGGTTAAAGAAACGTTGTCTGCCAAGGAGCCAGGGCACAAGAGCCACTAAGGGAAAGAGAACAGCTTCAAACGTTGTGTTTAACTCCAGTGGCCATCTAATGATGCAGAGTGTCAGCTCTTTGTCCTTATCTGGTTTCAGGCTCAGATCTTCCGTCCCTTGAAGTTCAACACCACATCTGTTATCAAAATAGCTGTAGAGCCAGTGAACCCCTCGGAGCTCCCCAAAATGTTAGATGGTCTCCGCAAAGTCAACAAGAGTTACCCCTCGCTTACTACTAAGGTATTTCTGGTGTATCTATGGCTGTTTTCAGCTCATGCTGGGGGCTACCTCATAGGCTGatcttaaataatattttactgtaggttgttttgtttgttttggtttttttcatgctgttgcGGTTGATCTCACAAATCCTGTGGAAATAGCAGAAAACTGTAAATCCAGCAGAAAAACGCATACCTTGCTGTGCCAGGGAAGCAGCTTTCTGCAGAACACATCAGCACTTTCTGCTAGAAAAGGCTGTGGGAGCTTTCCTTGGGGTGCTCTGATCCTAACTAATTTATTTAAAGCTGATACTCCCTCAGGCTTGTGTGTAGGAGCCTGGAAGGCAAGGGCCTGTGAGCAGTAATGCTGTCAGCTGAACCCGTGTCTTATCTTTCAGGTGGAAGAGTCTGGGGAGCATGTGATCCTGGGGACAGGGGAGCTCTACCTGGACTGCGTGATGCACGATCTACGGAAGATGTATTCAGAGATTGATATCAAGGTGAGGAAATGAGAGAGGGATTTTCCCAGCTGGAGAAGGGGTTTTGTCCCCCTGTCTCAGAAGGATGGGAAAATAAACCTAGCTGAATATACAGCGTGGATTTTTGTCACGtccatttaaaaggaaaaaaaaaaagtgctgttaGGATGCAAAAGTAACTCTTACAGCCTGACTCTGTCACACCGGTGTGATTGAGAGCCTGAAAATTGGCTTGGAGAGGAGTGTATGACCATGTTCCAGCCTTTTCTTGTACTTCAGCTGTTGCCTGGCTAgcatcaaataaataaattgagGAGAATTTTTCATACCTGGAATTAGGTTTAAATGTTCCTGTCTTGTTTAAATGAAGGAATAGTAAAGCTGCCTGTGCAGGCCTCAGTGGTTCGTACCCAATGCTGATTAAAACACTGGCAGACGAAccagttttttcttttaggtgtTCAAAGGTTTtagtctctttaaaaaaaaaaaaagtacttgaaaACCTTACAAACCTGTTGTTGTTATTGCAGGTCGCTGATCCAGTTGTGACATTCTGCGAGACAGTGGTGGAAACGTCCTCCCTCAAGTGCTTTGCTGAGACACCCAACAAGAAGTAAGAGCCAATGGGGGAGCTGGGCATTGGAGACAGGCAGATGGAGGGGTTCACTGGGGAATAGACTTCATACCTTCCAAGGGGTCTGTTCTCGGTGGCTGTTGTGCAGACAAGTGACACGTGCCTGAGTTGGCAGTGTGCtgttgcagcagctctgctgaactCCTCAGTAACACACTTGAGTCCCAGGgatatttctgtgctttgtagGAACTCTCAGAATGAAGGGAACAAAGACAAATCCACATACTCCTTTCTTTTAGCTAAATTTCACACCTTCTCAGCAGTTTTGTGGTGTTTCCAAGACTAGGAGATGTATTGGGATCCTAGAGCGGGTGCCAAAGAGCCCAGTGATGCCTTCAGTAACTCTCCAAACATTTCATGACCAAAAGCTTTGTCTTCTCATATCCATTCTTAATcttgaaattgatttttttctttctggtgaTGCACTGGAGCCTTACAGCCTGGTCTCATCTTCCTCCCCCAGCAATGCACTATGAGATGCACATGTCTGAAAGAGGGAGGCCTGTGAAGGAATGTAGGCTGAATAACCAGGGTGAAGTTTAGCAGCACAGGACATTTTAATGCCTGAATTTTTAGGGAAATCATTATCTGTCATAAGCTGAAGACAGCTTTTCTGTGTT from Haliaeetus albicilla chromosome 7, bHalAlb1.1, whole genome shotgun sequence encodes:
- the EFTUD2 gene encoding 116 kDa U5 small nuclear ribonucleoprotein component, which codes for MDTDLYDEFGNYIGPELDSDDDDDELGRESKDLDELEDDDDDDDMGDHDEDHPGMEVVLHEDKKYYPTAEEVYGPEVETIVQEEDTQPLTEPIIKPVKTKKFSLMEQTLPVTVYEMDFLADLMDNSELIRNVTLCGHLHHGKTCFVDCLIEQTHPEIRKRYDQDLCYTDILFTEQERGVGIKSTPVTIVLPDTKGKSFLFNIIDTPGHVNFSDEVTAGLRISDGVVLFIDAAEGVMLNTERLIKHAVQERLAVTVCINKIDRLILELKLPPTDAYYKLRHIVDEVNGLISMYSTDENLVLSPLLGNVCFSSSQYSICFTLGSFAKIYADTYGDINYQEFAKRLWGDIYFNPKTRKFTKKAPTSSSQRSFVEFILEPLYKILAQVVGDVDTTLPRTLDELGIHLTKEELKLNIRPLLRLVCKKFFGEFTGFVDMCVQHIPSPKVGAKTKIEHTYTGGVDSDLGEAMSECDPDGPLMCHTTKMYSTDDGVQFHAFGRVLSGTIHAGQPVKVLGENYTLEDEEDSQICTVGRLWISVARYHIEVNRVPAGNWVLIEGVDQPIVKTATVTEPRGNEEAQIFRPLKFNTTSVIKIAVEPVNPSELPKMLDGLRKVNKSYPSLTTKVEESGEHVILGTGELYLDCVMHDLRKMYSEIDIKVADPVVTFCETVVETSSLKCFAETPNKKNKITMIAEPLEKGLAEDIENEVVQITWNRKKLGEFFQTKYDWDLLAARSIWAFGPDATGPNILVDDTLPSEVDKSLLGSVKDSIVQGFQWGTREGPLCDELIRNVKFKILDAVIAQEPLHRGGGQIIPTARRVVYSAFLMATPRLMEPYYFVEVQAPADCVSAVYTVLARRRGHVTQDAPIPGSPLYTIKAFIPAIDSFGFETDLRTHTQGQAFSLSVFHHWQIVPGDPLDKSIVIRPLEPQPAPHLAREFMIKTRRRKGLSEDVSISKFFDDPMLLELAKQDVVLNYPM